The region CTGATCACAAATGAGTTCTCGCTCTTAGATGGCATTGTCGCGATGGAGTGTGCCGCAGCGAAGGGCGTTCTAAAAGTGATTCTGTCGCCGTAAGGATTTGGTATAATTCTTAGAGAAAGCTTCCCGTCGGTAACTCGCTTATTTCAGAAGCCTTCCTCGACTATGTTAAAACGATCTGAATTATCGCCTTTGAGACAAAAGAGCATTTTGTTGATTTTTTTGGCTGTTGCACTCTTAACTGTTCATACGTACGCACAGCCGGACAGGACGAGATCGTTTGCGGACATCGCAAAAAAAGTCGCTCCCGCGATTGTTAGTATTGATACGAAAAGTAAGACGATTCCCGCTATTTACAGCGGCCCGGTCAAACCCGATGATCCAAAAGGTATGTTGGATTTTTTGGGCCGCCAACGGCCGGCACATTCCGTAGGTAGCGGCTTTATCGTCGATAAAAGCGGTTACATTATCACGAATTCACATGTGGTTGAAAATGCGGAAAGGGTTACCGTCAAGCTCGACTCTGGCGAAGAATTTACAGCAACTGTAGTCGGCTCGGACGGTAGAGAAGTGACCGACCTTGCAGTTCTTAAGATCGATGCCAGACGCGATTTGCCATTTCTCAAGTTTGGCGATTCAGACAAGGCCGAGATCGGAGATTGGGTACTCACGGTCGGCTCGCCGTTTGGCTTGGCAAAATCTGTATCAGCCGGAATAATCTCGCAGACAAGACGCGAGACGCCAGGCACGTCACCGTTTCAGCGCTTCATACAGACGGACGCGGTCATCAATCCGGGCAATTCAGGCGGTCCGCTTGTAAACATGGACGGCGAGGTGATCGGTGTGAATTCGCAGATAGCGACCGCGACCGGCGGATACAACGGCGTTGGTTTTGCATTGCCATCTAACGAGACGGCAAATGTTTACGCTCAGATCGTAAAGAATGGTAAAGTTCGCAGAGGGTATTTAGGAGCATATCTCGAATCTGTAGGCACGGAGTTTGCCCGCGTTTACGGCCTTGCAGAAGCGAAGGGAGCGATAGTTACGAACGTTCCCGACAAACAGAGTCCCGCCGCAGTCGCAGGATTGGAGGTGGGCGATGTCGTCATCGAATTCAACGGGCTAACGATCGAGAACGCAAGGGATATGATCTCAAAAGTTGCCGCTGTACAGCCGGGCCAGTTGATCTCAGTTACCTACCTTCGAGAAGCGGGAGCTAATCTTGAACGCAAAAGCGCATCGATAAAGTTAGGGGAACGGCCGTCAAGCAGAGCCGCAACTAGCGAAACCAGCAGTCCAAAAATACCAGTCAAGGATGTCAAAGAAGAACAAAATCCCTTTGGTCTCACACTGGCAGAATTAACCCCGCTCCTCGCTCAGAGGTACAGGCTCGTCGGCCTTAAAGGGCTTGTCATTAGAGAGGTAAGTTCAACGAGCTTTGTTTCCGATCTGAAAAATTCTCTGGGTTTTCCGGCGTTGGGTGAGGGCGATCTTATACAACGGCTCAATCGAACCACCGTCACTGATCTAAAGTCTTTTAACATCGCGGCATCTCGCCTTAAAGTTGGCGATGCTGTCGTTCTCCATATCAAGTATTATGAGCCGGACTCCAAAACTGCCCAGCTCAAGATAGTGCAATTTACTGTCAGGTAGACCTAGTCCAACATCCAACTTCAAGGTCCAAAGCTTGCATTTAATTGATGCCAACTTTGGACTTTGGCCTTTGCACGTTAAACTTAAAGTTTATGGCAAAAGTACAAAAAACGAAGAGTAAAGGATCGGCTAAAACGTCGATCAAGAAATATCACAACTATATCGGCGGCGAATGGGTCAAATCTTCGTCGGGCGAGTGGTTTGACAATGTGAATCCGGCTGACACGTCGGATATAGTCGGGCGTTTTCCCGCGTCTAACGAAGACGACGTAAACGCTGCGGTTGAGGCGGCGAAAAAGGCTGCGACACGCTGGCGCCGAACTCCTGCACCGAAACGTGCTGAGATCCTCTTCACGCTTGGCGAAATTCTCCGCAAAAATAAGGACGAATTTACGCACCAGATGACCCGCGAAATGGGCAAGGTGCTAAAGGAAGCTGGCGGCGATGTACAGGAAGCGATCGACTGCACCTACTACACCGCCGGTGAAGGCCGCAGATTGCATGGCTTTACGACGCCGGCTGAAATGCCGAACAAATTCGCAATGTGCGTCCGCCAGCCGGTCGGCATCTGCGGACTCATCACGCCGTTCAATTTCCCAATGGCGATCCCGTCGTGGAAGTTAATTCCCGCATTGGTATGCGGTAACACAGTCGTCATCAAATCGGGCGAGGACGTGCCGCTTTCGACGATCAATCTAATTAAGTCTTGCGAAGAAGCTGGCATTCCGAAAGGCGTGGTCAACGTCGTCAACGGCTTTGGAGCGCCCGGTGCGGCACTTGTCGATCATAAGGATGTTCGGCTGATCTCGTTCACCGGCTCGACCTCGACCGGACGGCTGATCGCCGAGGCTTGTGCCCGCGACAACAAGATCGTCAGCCTTGAAATGGGCGGCAAAAACGCGATCATTGTTATGGATGATGCGGATGTCGATAACGCCGTCGAAGGCTCGCTGTGGGGAGCATTCGGCACGAGCGGACAGCGATGCACCGCTTCGTCGCGGCTTATTGTCCACAAAAAGGTCTATAAGAAATTCTGCGAAAAGCTGGTCGAAAAGGTTAAAAAACTCCGCGTCGGCAACGGCCTCGATGCGAAAACGGAAGTTGGTCCGGTCATCAATGAGCGTGCCATGGACAAGATCCTCGGCTACATTGAGATCGGCAAAAATCACGACAAAGCGACACTCGCTTGCGGCGGCAAGCGATTGACGCGAGGCGATTACTCAAAAGGCTATTTCATCGAGCCGACGGTGTTCACGAACGTCAGCCCGAAGATGCGTGTCGCTCAGGAAGAGATCTTTGGTCCGGTGACGTGCGTCATTCCGTTCTCAACACTCGACGAAGCGATCGACATCGTCAACGGCGTCGCATACGGCCTCTCGTCGGCGATATACACGCAGGATGTTAACCATGCATTCTACGCGATGCAGGAACTCTACACCGGCATTTGCTATGTCAATTCGGCGACTATCGGAGCAGAAGTTCACCTACCATTCGGCGGCACAAAGAACACCGGCAACGGCCACCGCGAAGCGGGCACGCAGGTCCTCGACATCTTCAGCGAGTGGAAGTCGCTATACATCGACTACTCCGGCAAACTGCAAAAAGCGCAGATCGACGAGGTTGAGATCTAGTACATTCTCGAATAGGGAATTTGAACGCGGATTTAGCAGATCAAGCGGATGGGAGCGGATTCTTCATAGATCTTATCCTGTTCATCCGCCTAATCCGCTAAATCCGCGTTCATAATTTATATGACAATCGAAAAGGCCCGCGAAATTCTCAAACATCGCTTTGGCTTTGATTCGTTTCGGATGAATCAGGAAGCGGCGATCTCGACCGTTTTGGCCGGAAAGGACTGTGTCGTGCTCATGCCGACGGGCGGCGGTAAATCGATCTGTTACCAGATACCGGCGTTGATGTCTGACGGTTTGACGGTTGTGATCTCGCCGCTGATAGCCTTGATGAAGGATCAGGTCGATGCATTACGCAACAATGGCGTCGACGCTGCATTTCTGAATTCCACACAAACTGCTGCCCAGCAAGTCGAGGTTTTTAGTGACATTCGCAACGGCAAATTGAAACTGCTTTACGTCGCTCCCGAACGCCTCTTGCAAAGCGGCGATCTGTTTCTGGATTTTCTTCGAGGCATTAACATCTCGCTGTTTGCGATTGATGAGGCTCATTGTATCTCGAGTTGGGGACACGATTTCAGGCCGGAGTATTTGCGGCTTGCGGCGCTCAAGAGCGAGTTTCCTAGGATTCCGCTGATCGCGCTGACGGCGACCGCCGATAAGTTGGTTCGCAAAGATATCGTCGAGCGGCTGAATATCAATCATGCCGAGGTTTTTGTTTCCAGCTTTAACCGGCCGAATATTTTCTACACTGTCGAGCCAAAGCGGAAATCCTACGATCAACTGCTCGATTATCTTGAGAAACGAAAAGACGAAAGCGGCATAATCTATTGCCTGAGCCGCAGCTCGGTCGATTCGCTGGCCGCCGATCTTCGCGACGAAGGCTACAGTGCATTGTCTTATCACGCCGGACTGGATAGACAGACTCGCGAGAAACATCAGGAATCTTTCCTAAAAGACGAGACAAAGATCGTTGTGGCCACGATCGCCTTTGGCATGGGCATCGACAAATCCAACGTCCGGTTTGTCGTCCATATGGACCTGCCCAAAAATGTCGAGAGCTATTATCAGGAAACCGGACGCGCGGGCCGAGACGGTTTGCAGAGCGATGCTTTGCTGTTTTTCTCGTGGGCGGACGTTATCAAACTAAAAGGTTTTGCCGAGGTCGAAGGCAACGCCGAACAGTCGAGGATCATGCTCAAAAAGCTCGATCTGATGGGCAAATATGGTGATCTGACAACGTGCCGCCGGAAATTTTTGCTCAATTATTTTTCGGAAATGATGGATGAGGATTGCGGCAATTGTGATAATTGCACAACCGTCGTCGAGCGGTTTGACGGCACGGTCATCGCTCAGAAGGCTTTGAGTGCGGTATATCGAACTGATCAAAGGTTCGGGATGAGCTATTTGATCGATTTTCTCAGAGGCTCGAAAAGCGAAAAGATCCGTGACGAGCACAAAAACATAAAAACCTACGGCGTCGGGGCGGACATCTCAAAGGATAATTGGTTCAATTACTTCAAAGATCTGATCGCTCAAGGCTATCTTGCTCAGACCGAGGGCGAATATCCGATCATCGTTCTTACTGAATCCAGCATGGACGTACTCGCCGGGAAAACGCCTGTCGAACTCGTCAAGTTAAAGGTCAAAGAAGAGAAAAAAGCGAAACTCGTCTCAGATGTTTCTCATCCGTATATTCAGGCACTTTTCGACGATCTGCGCACTCTGCGAACGAATCTGGCAAAACACGAAAATGTGCCGCCGTACATCATTTTCTCGGACGCAACGCTGGTCGAAATGTCCACGTATCTGCCGCAGAACGATTGGGAAATGCGGAAGATCTCAGGTATCGGCGATCTCAAATTCGACAAATACGGAGCCGATTTGTTGCGAGTGATAAAAGAATACTGCCTTAAAAACAGCCTTGTTTCCCGCATCGACCTAAAGTCGCCCAAATCCAACTGCAAACAGCGCACTAAACGTGACGTTAATGGCAAAGACACCTTTCAGATCTCGCTTGAAATGTACCGCGAAGGCAAGTCGATCGCTCAAATAGCCGCCGAGCGAGGAGTGCAGCCAAGCACCGTCGAAGGCCATCTTGCCAGGTTTATTACAACCGGTCAGATACGCCTCGATGAGCTTGTTTCATTCGACAAAGTCGAACCGATACGAAACGCGATCATCAAATTCAACGACACCGGAGCACTATCGCCCATCAAAGAATTTTTGGGTGACCAATACACCTACGGCGAAATCCGCGCGGTAATGGCCTCGATGTAATATTGTTACTCCGTCATCGAACAACATATCGAAAAAGGAAATGTCGTCAAAAGACTGGCATTGATGGAATTGCGGAAGCCAGAGGCTTAATTTGTAAAGCCAATGCCTTTTGTTGTTAGAAACTTATTCCAATCCTTCAAGCACAGTTCGGCTAGCTGAACAGCATTATGCTCGGCACCATTTATAATAAATTTAACGACGGTCGTTGCAATCGGCTCGCCAGCGCGTTTGGAATGTGAAATCGTGAAAGTATCGCCCTCGTTCGGAGTTCCAGCCATCTTAATAATCGGTCCACTTCGACCAACCGGATTGTCGATCGCATCAGCAAGAATCATTCTGTCTAGTGATTTTCCTGTGCGCGCCGGCCCGTGCTTAAACGTATTGCATATTTCACCAGCGATCAGCAGGGCGGAACTACTTTGTACGAAGGCTTCGACACCTTTCTTGTCTTTGATCCGTGAATCTCTTCTAAGGGCATCCTTAAAATGGTGGCACTCTGAAAAGAAGTTCTTAGTTTTGTCGAGAGCGGCCTCGTCCGCAATGATTGCGATTGGTCCGCGATCAGTTGCTAACTGTTTGATCTCCCCAAACAATCGCTGCAACCGTTCGTGATGTCTTTCAAGTTGGTCGTTAACATCCTTCATGCCGATATTGCGAATTAGTAATAGGAAATTTCTCTAAGTATTAGTTTATTCGCTATTGGTTCGATGTCATGACCAATATCAACTAAGGCTAGTTGCGAAATCCAGTTACCGTATGCGTCTAGCTTGTATTGATATCGAGTTGTTGCAAACAGTTTTCCGTCTCGGATGTCTTTTTCCGAAATACATCTGTCTTGCTCGTTGTACTCGAATAACGTTTGGGAGTAAGAGCCATTTGAGGCACGTCGCATTCGTTCTGTTAGATTGCCATTTCGATCAAACGTCGCGGTTTCCTTGACCATTAATCCGTTCTTAGCTGCGAATTCACTCTCCTTCGAGATCCCGTAATAACGTTGCTCAAGTTTTATTTGTAGATTCTGAGTGTCCGTATAGCTTCTTTCCACAGGCATTCGTTCCTGTGATAGGACCGAAACGCGCGAACGCATTCCTCGGTAGTCGTAACTAGTTTGAAATATACTGTAAATCTTACCATCAGAACCATGGGTGATAACTTCCAAATGATTTCCATCTTCGTTGAACAGGTAAGTGTCTTTTGGTTTTGGCGTAATCGAATAGAGGTCAGTATCTGGGTCCTCCTTTTCCGCGACCTTAACTTTTACTAGCTTTACTTTGCCGACAAATCCATCATCTTCTGCATCACTAATTGCAAAAGCTCCGGTCTCTTTCACGGATGCGTCCCATGTAAGGCGGAGTTTCAGGACGTACGAGCCTGCAACTGCAAAATTAAGATTCTGGCCCGACGACAACGATGACACTGCGACTCCGACGATGTTTCCATTCGTATCAACCACCGGCCCCCCACTCGAACCCGCAGAAATCGCAGCGTCAATTTGAACGAGTCCTTCGTCTTTCCTTATTCCGCTGATAATTCCGCTAGAAAGAGTATTTTCAAGTCCCCGCGGGCTCCCACCCACATAAATATCATCGCCTACTCCGAGTTTTTCTGGGTCAGCTAACATGAGTGCGGGTAACGCTAACCCGTCTACTTCAAAGACACAAAGATCGTGTTTTATATCTATTCCTACAATGCGTTTTATCGAATATTCAGTTGCAGATCCCACGACCTTTACCTTACCGGTCCACGCTCTTTTGAAGACGTGTAGATTGGAGACGATGAATGAACTAGTTGAACTTCCGGGCTTCTGATTCAGAGTCGGAACGCCGATTCCAAACCTTCGACTAAGGTCATCCCAGTAGTCGCCAGTTTTCTTCGCAAGAAGCGCCGGCGGAACTCCATAAAAAAAGCCGCTACCCAGTGCCAGAGGCTTTCCATTGATATCTTGGGTCGTAACTAATACGAGTGATTTCGCAATTTTGTCCGCAATTTGTCTCGAAGTTAAAGACGTGACGACATATTTCGATGGCTTGCGTGGAGTCTTCTGGGCGACCAAGGTCGACGGACACAGGAATAAAAACACCGCCGATATCACGACGAGATAATCCCGGTAGGATCGATAGCTATGGTTCATGGTGTTGACGGGTTTGGTTTTGCGGGCGCTGTTCGATGTGGCAGCTTGGAGCCAGGCGGCTAGTTTGCCGGGGTTGGTGGCATAGAGTTTATGCATAACGTCGTCACTTCTAATTTGTTGCTTTCGAGGCATAGTAGCATCCATTTGGATAAAAGCAAAGAAAGGCTATTCCAGATGATCAAAAGGGATTATCGTGTCGTTGCACACATAAAATATATTGACTTCTGTGCAAATATATGCTAGGATGGTATCGCTTATTTATAGATATTTGACAAGCTAAACTTATGAGTCTGGAGTCTCAGTCTGAGAGTCGTGAGTGAGAGTACCGTTCCAACAAAGATCGTGGTGTTTTCCTGTGTGCCGTTGCTGTAACCTCAATATATGCAGAAGTTAAGGATTTGAGGACAATGTCTAATATTTTTTTCAAAAATCGCGGAACGCAGGCATTTTTCTGACCTTAACTCATTTATCTGCAAGGTTTACAGCGTTCCACTCCGGTGTGTAGCGCTGTGGAACGGTGGAACGAAGAAAATGTTAGGATGCGGAACATCTGGTGTCGCTTTTTCCGTGAGTGGCAGAAATGATTTTTAATTTTCGTCAAAAAAACGTAAAATCAAGGATTCGACTTAATCGCAATTTTGTTTTGGAGAAAAATAATCTATGAAGATCGGTTTACCGAAGGAAATTAAAGACAACGAATACCGCGTTGGGCTGACGCCGGCGGGTGTTCAGGCGTTGGTGGGTGACGGGCACACGGTTTTTGTGCAAAAGACGGCGGGCGAGGGCTCGGGGTTTAAGGACGAGCAGTATGTGAAGGCAGGCGGGCAGCTTTTGGATACGGCGGACGAGATCTGGCAGGCCGGCGATATGATCGTCAAGGTCAAAGAGCCGGTCGCTCCGGAATATCCGCGAATGCGTGAGAATCAGCTGCTTTTCACCTATTTGCACCTCGCACCTGAGCTGGAATTGACCAAACAGATGCTTGACCGCAAAGTTACCGGCGTTGCATACGAGACGATCACGTCCAACGGCCGCTTGCCGCTGCTGACGCCGATGTCCGAAGTTGCGGGCCGCATGTCGGTGCAGGTCGGAGCGACTTACCTTGAAAAAATGAACGGCGGAAAGGGAATTTTGCTGGGCGGCGTTCCGGGAGTTCCGGCAGCGAACGTCGTCATTATCGGCGGCGGTATCGTAGGCACCGAAGCTGCGAAAATGGCTGTCGGACTTGGTGCTAAAGTTACGATCATTGATCGCGACCTCGACCGCTTGCGTCAGCTTGACGATATTTTCCTTTCGAAGGTGCAGACGCTCGCTTCGTCGCGTTACGCCATCGAAGAAGCTATTTCGCATGCCGATCTTGTGGTTGGCGCAGTGCTTGTTGTCGGTGCGGCCGCTCCGAAGCTCGTAACACGCGACATGCTGCACTTGATCCCATCAGGCTCCGTTCTCGTAGACGTTGCCGTCGATCAGGGCGGATGTTTTGAGACGACACACGCGACGACGCATTCGAATCCGACTTATTACGAAGAAGGCGTTCTCCATTATTGCGTCGCAAATATGCCAGGTGCTGTGCCGCGAACTTCGACATTCGCATTGACCAACGCAACATTGCCGTACGCACAGGCTCTTGCTGGCAAAGGTTTTGAAAAGGCGATCGCCGACGACGCAGGACTTCGCGAAGGTGTTAACACTTACGCAGGTAAACTGACTTACGAGGCAGTTGCGACTTCGCAAAACCTCGAATACACGCCGCTCGATTCGCTGCTTGATCTGAAGTCGGCAGCTGCTTAAAGATCGGCAGATATTTTTTGCCACGAATTACACGAATTGCACGAATTCGAAATTTGATTCGTGACCTTTGTGTAATTCGTGGCTAATTTCTTTAAAGATGTACGAGTTTGCAGTAGAGCCAGCCATTACAAAACTTCGCCGTCCGGGCGTGATCATTACTGAGGTCGAACCGGGCAGTCTTGGCGAAGAGCTTGAGTTGCGTCCAGATGATCGCATCGTTCGCGTCAATGGCAGGCCTGTTCGTGATTACCTTGATTTTCGTTTTCAAACGGGTGGCGAAACCGAATTGACGTTTCAAATAAAAAAGACCAACGGCGAGACTCATGACATCGAATTTGACCGCGAAGAAGGCGAAGACCTCGGGCTGATGTTCGAACAGATCGTGCCTCGCCAATGCGCCAATGAATGCATCTTCTGTTTTTGCAAGGGCAACCCTGAAGACGCGAGGCCTTCGCTTTTCGTTCGAGACGAAGACATTCGTCTTTCGTTTCTCTACGGCAATTACACAACACTCTCGTCGATTACTGAAGACGAGATGAAACGCATCATCGAGCAGCGTTTATCGCCGCAATACGTCTCGGTTCATGCGACTGATCTCAAGACGCGAGCGTATCTGCTCGGCGTCGAAGAATCACGTGCGGACATTTCGGACAAATTAGAGCGCCTGCTCGCAGCCGATATTGAACTTCACGCACAGGTCGTTTTATGTCCGGAGATAAATGACGGAGCGATCCTGGAAAAAACATTGCGTGACCTCGCATCGCATTATCCTAAGGTCGTTTCGACGGCCGTTGTGCCGGTTGCGTTGACTCGCTACAATACCGACGAACGCCTTACCCGCGTTACGCCCGAATTTTGCCGCAGAACAATAAAAGAAATTGAAAAACTGCAAAAAGAATTTCGCAAGACGCTTGGCGTAACTTTTGCTTTTCTGGGCGATGAAATTTACATAAAAGCCGGTGCCGAAATACCATCGCGGCGGCATTACGGCAACTATCCGCAGATCGAAGACGGCGTAGGAATGGTGCGGTCGTTCGTGAATGCGTTTGAAAAGTTATTGTCAGAACCACCTGCGGTAGCTGTAGGTTCAACGCTGCGGGCAAAGAAGATCGATCACCGTACACATCCAGAAGCAATCGTTCCGTCAGATGTGCATATATCTGATCTTCAGCCACCCGCTACCGCAGGTGGTTCTGACTTGTTCGGAACTTTCCTTACAGGCGAAATGTTCGCTCCGATCCTGCGTGAACAGATAGATAAATACAACGAGCTGAGAGGTTCGCGACTGAGTGTTTTAGCCGTTCCAAACACCTATTTCGGCGGCGATGTTTCGGTTGCGGGATTGTTAACGGGCCAAGATCTGATCGCGATGAAAGATAAGATAAAGGGCGATTTCGTTATCATCCCTAAGGCCACAATAAAATCGGACGAACCGATCTTTCTAGACGGAATGACTTATGAAGAATTGAGATCGAAATTTGATGTCCCCGTTTATGATGTGGACACGGCAGGTCTGATTAGCTATTTGACAACTTAAAAGAGACAAGTCGTTAAGACTTGCCTCTCACTAACGATCCACACGGCATTACTTTGTAAAGTTGTAAACGATCACGCCTGTTACTTTCACCGGCATTTTGCCGAGGTAGGTCGGGCTAAATTTAGCCTGCCATGCGGCTCGTTCAGCAACCCCTCGGAACAACGCATTGCCGTTGATGGCTTTCGCGGAGACTACTTTGCCGTTTTCATCGATCGTTACCTGCACATCCACTTTGCCTTGAAGGTTCAGAGCGACCGCTGCGGCCGGATATGGTGGTTTTGGCAGATAGGTAGCTTTTCCGTTGACCGGGCCTGCAGACCTAACAACCGTCGGCTTTATTTCGACTGGTTTCTTAATTACAGGCGGTGGCTCCGGAATTGGTTCCGGCTCGGTTGGTTCGACTTGTCGCACGATACCGTCAGGGCTGCCGTCGGTGCTATCTCTATCTCGCCCGCCTCCACTCGGATTGTCTGGACCAATAGGTGCGGGATCTGGTGAGTTCCATGTTTCAAATGAGGTTGGCACAGTTGAGATCGTCGTCGGGATGCTGTTTGGTTTGTCCATCGGAGCGACGTATGAGGGTTTTGTCGGTAGATCGCTGGTCGATTGCGATGGAATCCGAGCTGTCTGTAAACGCTGCGGCTTTAGTTCGGGAGCGGCGATCTCGGGCGGGGCAACTACTGTCGCTAATTCAAAACTGTCATTTCCCAAGCCGTAATCTGAAGCGTAAATACTAATTACGACCGCCGTGACGAACAATATTCCAACCACGATAGACGACACCATGAAGTAACTACGGCGATTGTGGAAGTCTGCTCCTTCCGGTTCTGTTTCGATCAATTTGTCAAACATTTTTAATCCTCCTAACGCCGGTGCCGTGCGTTCTGCTTACTTAGACACCAAGCAGGCACGTTTGTTCCAGAGGATCAGGAATTTTTGATCGAGATGATCTCAGCGGCTATGCTTACGGCGATCTCTTCGGGAGTGCGGCTGTTAATGGATATGCCGATAGGTGTGTGGATCTGCAAAAGACGTTCCTTTGAAAATCCATCTTTTTCGAGAGTGTTTAGCAGAGTTTTCATCTTGGCTTTGCTGCCTAGAACCCCAAAATATCTAAACTCCTTATCAAAAAGACTGCGGATCACAATCTCATCCGACTTAAATCCAAGCGTCATTACGACGACATAGGTATCTATTCCCGATGGAATAAATTGGGCGATGTTCTCATAGCGTTCGATGATGGTTATCCCATCGGCAAATTGATTTTTAGCGAGTGTGTTTAATTCAGGCCGATCATCAAAGATCGAAATGCGAAAATCCATTCGGGACATCAATTCCGAGAGAGCCAATGCACAATGCCCTCCGCCGATAATGAAAAGTGTGTGTTTTGGGCCGAGTCGTTCGCGATAAACGAAACTGTTTTCACTCTTTTTTATAAAAGTGATCGCAAGTTCGTTTTCAGTGTCTTCTATAATTTGAAATCTCGAATCTGAAATTTCAAATACTTGTGGCTTTCCTTTGGTCAGGCATTCGATGATCTGTTGAATTGTTTCGAGATCATCAGGTTCCAGTCTTTTTATGATTATTGTCTGTTTACCAGAGCAGATCATTCCGCTCGAATGAGACGCGTTCTTTTGATGAACCTGCTCTATTATTGTTGCTTTTCGGAAGGCAGTCGT is a window of Chloracidobacterium sp. DNA encoding:
- a CDS encoding trypsin-like peptidase domain-containing protein; protein product: MAVALLTVHTYAQPDRTRSFADIAKKVAPAIVSIDTKSKTIPAIYSGPVKPDDPKGMLDFLGRQRPAHSVGSGFIVDKSGYIITNSHVVENAERVTVKLDSGEEFTATVVGSDGREVTDLAVLKIDARRDLPFLKFGDSDKAEIGDWVLTVGSPFGLAKSVSAGIISQTRRETPGTSPFQRFIQTDAVINPGNSGGPLVNMDGEVIGVNSQIATATGGYNGVGFALPSNETANVYAQIVKNGKVRRGYLGAYLESVGTEFARVYGLAEAKGAIVTNVPDKQSPAAVAGLEVGDVVIEFNGLTIENARDMISKVAAVQPGQLISVTYLREAGANLERKSASIKLGERPSSRAATSETSSPKIPVKDVKEEQNPFGLTLAELTPLLAQRYRLVGLKGLVIREVSSTSFVSDLKNSLGFPALGEGDLIQRLNRTTVTDLKSFNIAASRLKVGDAVVLHIKYYEPDSKTAQLKIVQFTVR
- a CDS encoding aldehyde dehydrogenase family protein; translated protein: MAKVQKTKSKGSAKTSIKKYHNYIGGEWVKSSSGEWFDNVNPADTSDIVGRFPASNEDDVNAAVEAAKKAATRWRRTPAPKRAEILFTLGEILRKNKDEFTHQMTREMGKVLKEAGGDVQEAIDCTYYTAGEGRRLHGFTTPAEMPNKFAMCVRQPVGICGLITPFNFPMAIPSWKLIPALVCGNTVVIKSGEDVPLSTINLIKSCEEAGIPKGVVNVVNGFGAPGAALVDHKDVRLISFTGSTSTGRLIAEACARDNKIVSLEMGGKNAIIVMDDADVDNAVEGSLWGAFGTSGQRCTASSRLIVHKKVYKKFCEKLVEKVKKLRVGNGLDAKTEVGPVINERAMDKILGYIEIGKNHDKATLACGGKRLTRGDYSKGYFIEPTVFTNVSPKMRVAQEEIFGPVTCVIPFSTLDEAIDIVNGVAYGLSSAIYTQDVNHAFYAMQELYTGICYVNSATIGAEVHLPFGGTKNTGNGHREAGTQVLDIFSEWKSLYIDYSGKLQKAQIDEVEI
- the recQ gene encoding DNA helicase RecQ, with the protein product MTIEKAREILKHRFGFDSFRMNQEAAISTVLAGKDCVVLMPTGGGKSICYQIPALMSDGLTVVISPLIALMKDQVDALRNNGVDAAFLNSTQTAAQQVEVFSDIRNGKLKLLYVAPERLLQSGDLFLDFLRGINISLFAIDEAHCISSWGHDFRPEYLRLAALKSEFPRIPLIALTATADKLVRKDIVERLNINHAEVFVSSFNRPNIFYTVEPKRKSYDQLLDYLEKRKDESGIIYCLSRSSVDSLAADLRDEGYSALSYHAGLDRQTREKHQESFLKDETKIVVATIAFGMGIDKSNVRFVVHMDLPKNVESYYQETGRAGRDGLQSDALLFFSWADVIKLKGFAEVEGNAEQSRIMLKKLDLMGKYGDLTTCRRKFLLNYFSEMMDEDCGNCDNCTTVVERFDGTVIAQKALSAVYRTDQRFGMSYLIDFLRGSKSEKIRDEHKNIKTYGVGADISKDNWFNYFKDLIAQGYLAQTEGEYPIIVLTESSMDVLAGKTPVELVKLKVKEEKKAKLVSDVSHPYIQALFDDLRTLRTNLAKHENVPPYIIFSDATLVEMSTYLPQNDWEMRKISGIGDLKFDKYGADLLRVIKEYCLKNSLVSRIDLKSPKSNCKQRTKRDVNGKDTFQISLEMYREGKSIAQIAAERGVQPSTVEGHLARFITTGQIRLDELVSFDKVEPIRNAIIKFNDTGALSPIKEFLGDQYTYGEIRAVMASM
- a CDS encoding trypsin-like peptidase domain-containing protein; translated protein: MHKLYATNPGKLAAWLQAATSNSARKTKPVNTMNHSYRSYRDYLVVISAVFLFLCPSTLVAQKTPRKPSKYVVTSLTSRQIADKIAKSLVLVTTQDINGKPLALGSGFFYGVPPALLAKKTGDYWDDLSRRFGIGVPTLNQKPGSSTSSFIVSNLHVFKRAWTGKVKVVGSATEYSIKRIVGIDIKHDLCVFEVDGLALPALMLADPEKLGVGDDIYVGGSPRGLENTLSSGIISGIRKDEGLVQIDAAISAGSSGGPVVDTNGNIVGVAVSSLSSGQNLNFAVAGSYVLKLRLTWDASVKETGAFAISDAEDDGFVGKVKLVKVKVAEKEDPDTDLYSITPKPKDTYLFNEDGNHLEVITHGSDGKIYSIFQTSYDYRGMRSRVSVLSQERMPVERSYTDTQNLQIKLEQRYYGISKESEFAAKNGLMVKETATFDRNGNLTERMRRASNGSYSQTLFEYNEQDRCISEKDIRDGKLFATTRYQYKLDAYGNWISQLALVDIGHDIEPIANKLILREISYY
- the ald gene encoding alanine dehydrogenase, whose translation is MKIGLPKEIKDNEYRVGLTPAGVQALVGDGHTVFVQKTAGEGSGFKDEQYVKAGGQLLDTADEIWQAGDMIVKVKEPVAPEYPRMRENQLLFTYLHLAPELELTKQMLDRKVTGVAYETITSNGRLPLLTPMSEVAGRMSVQVGATYLEKMNGGKGILLGGVPGVPAANVVIIGGGIVGTEAAKMAVGLGAKVTIIDRDLDRLRQLDDIFLSKVQTLASSRYAIEEAISHADLVVGAVLVVGAAAPKLVTRDMLHLIPSGSVLVDVAVDQGGCFETTHATTHSNPTYYEEGVLHYCVANMPGAVPRTSTFALTNATLPYAQALAGKGFEKAIADDAGLREGVNTYAGKLTYEAVATSQNLEYTPLDSLLDLKSAAA